One Opitutaceae bacterium DNA segment encodes these proteins:
- a CDS encoding HNH endonuclease, protein MNSLERSLIRKAGYDHGWEVVVEESPEQVILASALHGTRARVTAVSGGTGWEVALSSGILTDELVRLTPAAGQSNGGFRAVSEGRLGQLLHQAALIARTLPDEPFHRYAKAVAEELAAAGPTSATEVERMVRQRVGQNIYRESLMDYWGGACAVTGIAIPEVLRASHARPWAECATDAERLNVFNGFLLCAHLDALFDRHLMSFNEVGEAVFAPKIDLSTRTTLGLGPHIRLRWIRDKHLPFLDYHRTRFANMSNITA, encoded by the coding sequence ATGAACTCCCTCGAACGCAGCCTCATCCGCAAAGCCGGCTATGACCACGGCTGGGAAGTTGTGGTCGAGGAGAGTCCTGAACAGGTGATTCTGGCTTCCGCCCTCCATGGAACGAGAGCACGGGTAACGGCAGTCAGTGGCGGCACCGGGTGGGAGGTCGCCCTTTCTTCCGGCATCCTGACAGACGAGCTGGTCCGGCTCACACCGGCAGCAGGCCAATCCAACGGGGGATTTCGTGCAGTTTCGGAAGGCCGGCTCGGTCAGCTGCTGCACCAAGCAGCATTAATTGCCCGCACGCTTCCGGACGAACCTTTTCACCGCTATGCCAAAGCCGTTGCCGAGGAGTTGGCCGCTGCAGGACCAACTTCAGCGACCGAAGTTGAACGGATGGTGCGGCAGCGGGTTGGCCAGAATATATATCGCGAGAGCCTGATGGATTACTGGGGCGGAGCCTGTGCGGTAACCGGCATAGCCATCCCCGAGGTTCTACGAGCCAGCCACGCCAGGCCTTGGGCCGAGTGTGCGACCGATGCCGAACGGCTGAACGTGTTCAACGGGTTCCTGCTCTGCGCCCACCTTGACGCCCTGTTTGACCGGCACCTCATGAGCTTCAACGAGGTCGGCGAAGCCGTTTTCGCCCCGAAAATCGATCTGAGCACCCGGACTACCCTTGGCCTGGGTCCCCATATCCGTCTGCGCTGGATTCGGGACAAGCACCTGCCGTTTCTTGACTACCACCGAACACGCTTTGCGAACATGAGTAACATCACCGCTTGA
- a CDS encoding N-6 DNA methylase, which produces MRELRWSKLGGSLAAIDYRNMGPEELGSVYESLLELVPTVDLPARRFGFVGLTEAGSTDGNARKTSGSYYTPDSLVQELLDSALDPVIAQKLAAAPSDPAGALLSISVIDPACGSGHFLLAAARRLAEKLAEVRAIDGAVTPADYRHALREVIARCIHGVDRNPMALELARTALWLEGYEPGQPLSFLDSHLVCGDALLGLTDFAQLRRGVPADAFKALTGDNKAVIKTLAAENRAALKTYEQRQKDTDLFSEAGTADLLAELDQLEARPETTPTEVEAKASAYEAFLAIARESPLAQAADLLIAAFLTPKATEDDAARCPTTRTLADLLFPRQGSAVPSAVLDASRALCREGRVLHWPLAFIRVFARGRFDCVLGNPPWERIKLQEEEFFASREPLIAEAKNKAERGQRIQWLAEGSLVNHLHQTPIPHGGAPAELSLYREFVFARRLAEAISLFAHVDGKDGGRYPLTGVGDVNTYALFAETITQLTHQSGRAGFIVPTGIATDDSTKAFFAHLAENGKLASLYDFENREKVFPAVDSRMKFCLLTLGTAEAAHFAFYLTQTEQLADEHRRFTLTRDDFRLINPNTRTCPVFRSQADAELTKKIYRRVPVLIEEARGDAPEQNPWGISFSAMFHMANDSGLFLDQPESGALPLYEAKMVHQFDHRWATYRWDAGKGEPVTDDVSETQKANPDFTIQPRYWVAEHHVLARIARAPRCVTQAYDAQDEDALLAALATWIEAAHEDDALAGFFTASPRQRVIAAGGPRFEALPARQEDWLKDKALAEARGWPALTDDELAVLRTEQPLTVAARTILDGRSPRWLMGWRDICRATDERTVIASVVPRAAVGHKMPLLHFPAGTSAKLAAVLLGNLDALCLDYVARQKVGGTSLTYHYFKQFPILTPDAYTEADLTFIVPRVLELTYTSHDLAPWAADLGHHGPPFAYDPVRRAQVRAELDAYYARLYGLTRDELRYILDPADTHGPDYPTETFRGLKANDLKAHGEYRTQRLVLEAWDALA; this is translated from the coding sequence ATGCGCGAACTGCGCTGGTCAAAACTCGGCGGCTCCCTCGCCGCCATCGACTACCGCAACATGGGTCCCGAGGAACTCGGTTCTGTTTACGAAAGCCTGCTCGAACTCGTGCCCACCGTCGATTTGCCCGCCCGTCGATTCGGCTTTGTCGGGCTCACCGAGGCCGGCTCGACCGACGGCAACGCCCGCAAGACCTCCGGCAGCTACTACACGCCCGACAGCCTCGTGCAGGAGTTGCTCGACAGCGCCCTCGATCCCGTCATCGCGCAAAAGCTGGCCGCCGCGCCTTCCGATCCCGCCGGCGCCTTGCTTTCCATTTCAGTCATCGACCCGGCCTGCGGCTCCGGGCACTTCCTCCTCGCGGCCGCCCGTCGCCTGGCGGAGAAACTCGCGGAAGTTCGCGCCATCGACGGCGCGGTCACGCCCGCCGACTACCGCCATGCCCTGCGCGAAGTCATCGCCCGCTGCATCCATGGCGTGGATCGCAACCCCATGGCGCTGGAGCTGGCCCGCACCGCCCTCTGGCTCGAAGGTTACGAGCCCGGTCAGCCGCTCTCGTTCCTCGATTCCCACCTGGTGTGCGGTGACGCCCTGCTCGGCCTCACCGACTTTGCCCAACTCCGGCGTGGCGTTCCCGCCGATGCGTTCAAGGCGCTCACGGGCGACAACAAGGCCGTCATCAAAACGCTTGCCGCCGAAAACCGTGCGGCCCTCAAAACCTACGAGCAGCGCCAGAAGGACACCGATCTGTTCTCCGAGGCCGGCACCGCCGACCTGCTGGCCGAATTGGATCAACTGGAGGCCCGGCCGGAAACCACGCCGACCGAGGTCGAGGCCAAGGCGAGCGCTTACGAGGCGTTTCTCGCCATCGCCCGGGAAAGCCCGCTCGCCCAAGCCGCCGATCTGCTCATTGCCGCTTTTCTCACCCCCAAGGCCACCGAGGACGATGCAGCCCGCTGCCCAACCACCCGCACGTTGGCCGATCTGCTTTTCCCCCGTCAGGGCTCCGCTGTCCCTTCAGCGGTTCTCGACGCCTCCCGCGCGCTTTGTCGCGAAGGCCGGGTTCTCCACTGGCCGCTCGCCTTCATCCGCGTATTCGCGCGGGGCCGCTTCGATTGCGTGCTCGGCAATCCGCCGTGGGAGCGCATCAAGCTCCAGGAAGAGGAGTTCTTTGCCAGCCGCGAACCCCTCATCGCCGAAGCCAAGAACAAGGCCGAGCGCGGTCAGCGCATCCAGTGGCTCGCCGAGGGCAGCCTGGTTAATCATCTCCACCAGACTCCCATTCCCCACGGAGGCGCACCCGCGGAGCTGAGCCTTTATCGCGAATTCGTCTTCGCCCGGCGTTTGGCCGAGGCCATCAGCCTCTTCGCTCACGTGGATGGCAAGGACGGCGGTCGCTACCCGCTCACGGGTGTAGGCGACGTCAACACCTATGCCCTGTTTGCCGAGACCATCACTCAGCTCACTCACCAGTCAGGCCGCGCAGGCTTCATCGTGCCCACCGGCATCGCCACCGACGATTCCACCAAGGCTTTCTTCGCCCACCTCGCCGAAAACGGGAAGCTTGCCAGCCTCTATGATTTTGAAAACCGCGAGAAGGTCTTTCCCGCTGTCGATAGTCGAATGAAGTTTTGCCTCCTCACCCTGGGTACTGCCGAGGCCGCGCATTTTGCATTTTACCTGACTCAGACCGAGCAGCTCGCTGACGAGCACCGCCGCTTCACGCTCACCCGCGACGATTTTCGACTCATCAACCCCAACACCCGCACCTGCCCGGTCTTCCGCTCCCAAGCGGACGCCGAGTTGACCAAGAAAATCTACCGCCGCGTGCCGGTGCTCATCGAGGAAGCCAGGGGCGACGCACCGGAGCAGAATCCGTGGGGGATTTCGTTCTCGGCAATGTTCCATATGGCCAACGACTCGGGTCTCTTCCTCGACCAACCGGAATCGGGAGCGCTGCCGCTTTACGAGGCGAAGATGGTGCATCAGTTCGACCATCGTTGGGCCACCTACCGCTGGGATGCAGGCAAGGGCGAACCCGTCACGGACGATGTGAGCGAAACGCAGAAGGCCAACCCGGACTTTACCATCCAGCCGCGCTACTGGGTGGCGGAGCACCACGTGCTCGCCCGCATCGCCCGCGCCCCCCGCTGTGTCACCCAAGCCTACGATGCGCAGGATGAGGATGCCCTCCTCGCCGCCTTGGCCACATGGATCGAGGCCGCCCACGAAGACGACGCCCTCGCCGGCTTCTTCACCGCGTCACCCCGTCAGCGTGTTATCGCCGCCGGTGGACCGCGCTTCGAGGCCCTGCCCGCGCGTCAAGAAGACTGGCTCAAGGACAAAGCCCTCGCCGAAGCCCGCGGCTGGCCCGCACTCACCGACGATGAACTCGCCGTCCTGCGCACCGAACAGCCCCTCACCGTCGCCGCCCGCACCATCCTTGACGGCCGCAGCCCCCGCTGGCTCATGGGCTGGCGCGACATCTGTCGAGCAACCGACGAACGCACCGTCATCGCCAGCGTCGTGCCGAGGGCGGCGGTTGGACATAAAATGCCTCTCCTCCATTTCCCCGCGGGAACAAGCGCTAAACTCGCCGCAGTATTACTTGGGAATCTCGATGCACTTTGCCTAGACTACGTCGCTAGACAAAAAGTAGGCGGAACCTCGCTTACCTATCATTATTTTAAACAATTCCCCATCCTCACTCCCGACGCCTACACCGAAGCCGATCTGACCTTTATCGTCCCCCGGGTGCTGGAACTGACCTACACCTCTCATGATCTCGCCCCCTGGGCCGCCGATCTCGGTCACCACGGTCCGCCCTTTGCCTACGATCCCGTCCGCCGCGCTCAAGTCCGCGCCGAACTCGACGCCTACTACGCCCGGCTCTACGGCCTCACCCGTGACGAACTGCGCTACATCCTCGACCCCGCCGACACCCACGGCCCCGACTACCCCACCGAAACCTTCCGCGGCCTCAAAGCCAACGACCTCAAAGCCCACGGCGAATACCGCACCCAACGCCTCGTCCTCGAAGCCTGGGACGCACTGGCATAA
- a CDS encoding DEAD/DEAH box helicase has product MSSAAVSTFNPGALVRARDREWVVQPGSSESLLRLRPLGGSEEDITTLVPELEPTLPTAATFPEPDPKHQGNHTAALLLRDALQLKLRAGAGPFRSFANIAVEPRAYQLVPLLMALRQPTVRLLIADDVGIGKTIEAGLIVRELHDRSEIARFAVLCPPHLVDQWCSELARHFHLHAVALTSASVSRLERNLPPGVSLFEHHPVVVVSLDYIKSDRHRAHFLSIAPECIIVDEAHSCSTGGQVRQLRFELLQQLAGDVERHLILLTATPHSGDDGAFHNLLSLLRPEFSRLADADGATRQKLREDLALHFVQRRRKDVEEWHDVSVFPRRLTAEVTYRLSGAWGEFFDAVQDYCVGLAEQTEAAGGAGRHMIWYATLALLRCVGSSPAAAERALTTRLTGTLEEMAALADEARLQDGDETDLSSNDLEPAGAIAETAQLTSLIAKARSLAGQKGDPKLKALCEHLGELLAVGARPVVFCRYLATAHYVAAHLRDHFKTATVDAVTGELTPEERELRVVALAEAEQPILVATDCLSEGVNLQHGYTAVVHYDLAWNPTRHEQREGRVDRFGQKATEVRCTMLYGQDNPVDGFILNVILRKAEAIRQDLGVLVPLPQDAERINQAMIKAALLKRSRANRHELQLDFGFENLLGEDLKPLTTAWEDAREKAKANRTVFAQRRIKPEEVLPEWRRQLDLIGDENAIARFVQTACARLDAPLEPARQAWRFLPRHLPAALRERLAQEEINRDLLVDFHYPPDPRALFIHRTHPLVSVLADYLLEEALQSDSPLAARCAATVTADVKIVTTLFLLRLRHQLSSQKRGKTRTLMAEETVAIGLEGRALPRWIDDAGAIRLLEVKPSGNLSAEAAQREINHALDLLRASTNRLENLANIRADALLQDHRRVRAAADDQGRYAVTPSLPVDVIGVYVLLPDSL; this is encoded by the coding sequence ATGAGTTCCGCTGCCGTTTCTACCTTTAACCCTGGCGCCTTGGTGCGGGCTCGCGATCGCGAGTGGGTGGTTCAACCCGGCTCTTCCGAATCTTTGCTTCGGCTCCGGCCCCTCGGTGGGTCCGAAGAGGATATCACCACGCTGGTGCCCGAGTTGGAGCCCACCCTCCCGACTGCCGCCACTTTTCCCGAGCCTGACCCGAAGCATCAAGGCAACCACACTGCCGCGCTCCTGTTGCGTGACGCCCTCCAGCTCAAGTTGCGCGCCGGAGCCGGGCCCTTTCGGTCATTCGCCAATATTGCCGTCGAACCCCGGGCCTACCAACTCGTGCCATTGCTCATGGCCTTGCGCCAGCCCACTGTGCGGCTCCTCATCGCGGACGATGTCGGCATCGGCAAGACCATCGAAGCCGGCCTGATTGTGCGGGAACTGCACGACCGAAGCGAAATCGCCCGTTTCGCCGTGCTCTGCCCGCCACACCTGGTTGACCAGTGGTGCAGTGAACTCGCGCGTCACTTCCATCTGCACGCCGTCGCCCTGACCTCCGCCAGTGTATCCCGGCTGGAAAGGAATCTCCCGCCAGGTGTCTCCCTGTTCGAACACCATCCGGTCGTGGTGGTCAGTCTCGATTACATCAAGAGCGACCGCCACCGCGCCCATTTTCTTTCGATTGCCCCGGAATGCATCATCGTGGACGAGGCGCACAGTTGCTCCACCGGCGGTCAGGTGCGCCAATTGCGCTTTGAGCTGCTGCAGCAGCTTGCCGGCGACGTCGAACGTCATCTGATCCTGCTCACGGCCACGCCGCACTCCGGCGACGACGGCGCATTCCACAATCTTCTGTCGCTGCTTCGCCCGGAATTTTCCCGTCTGGCCGATGCTGATGGTGCCACCCGACAGAAACTGCGCGAGGATCTGGCCCTTCATTTTGTGCAGCGGCGGCGCAAGGACGTCGAGGAATGGCATGATGTCAGCGTCTTTCCCCGCCGACTCACGGCCGAAGTCACCTATCGGCTGTCGGGTGCTTGGGGCGAGTTTTTTGATGCGGTGCAGGACTATTGCGTGGGCCTCGCCGAGCAAACAGAGGCTGCCGGTGGAGCCGGTCGTCACATGATCTGGTATGCCACGCTGGCCCTCTTGCGTTGTGTCGGCTCCTCCCCTGCGGCGGCCGAGCGCGCCCTCACCACCCGTCTCACCGGCACCTTGGAGGAAATGGCGGCTCTGGCCGACGAAGCCCGTCTTCAGGATGGGGATGAAACCGATCTCTCCTCCAACGACCTGGAGCCGGCCGGAGCCATCGCCGAGACCGCACAGCTCACATCTCTCATTGCCAAGGCGCGTTCCTTGGCCGGCCAGAAGGGAGACCCCAAGCTCAAGGCCCTCTGTGAACACCTCGGGGAGTTGCTGGCCGTGGGTGCCCGCCCGGTCGTGTTTTGCCGCTACCTTGCTACCGCGCACTATGTGGCGGCGCACCTGCGCGACCACTTCAAGACCGCAACCGTGGATGCCGTCACCGGTGAACTGACCCCCGAAGAACGCGAGTTGCGCGTCGTCGCCTTGGCCGAAGCCGAGCAACCCATCCTCGTGGCGACCGACTGCCTCTCCGAAGGCGTAAACCTCCAGCACGGCTACACGGCCGTGGTGCACTACGACCTTGCCTGGAATCCCACCCGCCACGAACAGCGCGAGGGCCGGGTGGATCGTTTTGGCCAAAAAGCCACGGAGGTTCGCTGCACCATGCTTTACGGCCAGGACAACCCCGTGGACGGCTTCATCCTCAACGTCATCCTCCGCAAGGCCGAGGCCATTCGCCAGGACCTTGGCGTGCTTGTGCCCCTCCCGCAGGACGCCGAGCGCATAAACCAAGCGATGATCAAGGCCGCTCTGCTCAAGCGTAGCCGCGCCAACCGTCATGAGCTTCAGCTTGATTTCGGCTTTGAGAACTTGCTCGGCGAGGATCTCAAGCCTCTCACGACCGCATGGGAGGATGCGCGCGAGAAGGCCAAGGCCAACCGCACAGTGTTCGCCCAGCGCCGCATCAAGCCCGAGGAGGTCCTGCCCGAATGGCGGCGTCAGCTCGACTTGATCGGCGACGAGAACGCCATTGCCCGTTTCGTCCAGACGGCCTGCGCCCGGCTCGATGCCCCGCTCGAACCTGCGCGTCAGGCCTGGCGCTTCCTGCCCAGGCATCTGCCGGCCGCTTTGCGGGAGCGTCTCGCCCAGGAGGAAATCAACCGCGATTTGCTGGTTGATTTTCACTATCCGCCCGACCCGCGCGCCCTGTTCATCCATCGCACCCACCCGCTGGTATCCGTTTTGGCCGATTATTTGCTGGAAGAGGCCCTCCAAAGCGATTCCCCCTTGGCCGCGCGCTGTGCGGCGACCGTCACGGCGGATGTGAAGATTGTCACCACCCTGTTCCTGCTTCGCCTCCGTCACCAATTATCCAGCCAGAAACGTGGGAAAACGCGCACGCTCATGGCGGAGGAAACCGTGGCCATTGGGCTCGAAGGACGTGCCCTGCCCCGTTGGATCGATGATGCCGGCGCGATCCGTCTGCTGGAGGTCAAGCCCAGCGGCAATCTCAGCGCCGAGGCGGCCCAGCGTGAAATCAACCACGCACTCGATCTGCTTCGGGCCAGCACCAACCGGCTCGAAAACCTCGCCAATATCCGGGCCGACGCGCTGTTGCAGGATCATCGCCGCGTGCGCGCAGCCGCCGACGACCAAGGCCGCTACGCCGTCACCCCTTCACTGCCGGTGGACGTCATTGGGGTCTATGTGCTGCTGCCCGACAGTCTCTGA